A stretch of the Archangium violaceum genome encodes the following:
- a CDS encoding erythromycin esterase family protein yields the protein MNPFDEDKGDTRDFRPELIEGVRTAAIALKDDDSDFDALLEGIGDARFVLLGEATHGTHEFYKARAALTRRLIVERGFSAVAVEADWPDALRINQYVHAEEMGEEAKRALDTFERFPRWMWRNQEVLELVEWMRAHNAARGKDAPKVGFYGLDLYSLHASMREVVRYLEPRDPVAAARARDRYACFDRYGTDPQAYGHASAYGFADTCESAVIAQLMELRERVVMDGVREEDALFYAEQNARLARDAEAYYRTMYAGRDESWNLRDTHMADTADALAEYLGRRHGNPARLVIWAHNSHLGDARATQMGDQGELNLGQLLRERHGKETYNVGFTTYSGTVIAAREWDMPGQRRRVRPALRGSYETLFHEVGLPGFLLRMEDLGEAGSGLRERRLERAIGVIYAPHSERHSHYFYADLPAQFDAVLHYDVTRAVHPLDRDAGHEEEDAADTWPFGM from the coding sequence ATGAATCCGTTCGATGAAGACAAGGGAGATACCCGGGACTTCCGTCCGGAGCTCATCGAGGGCGTGCGCACCGCGGCCATCGCGTTGAAGGACGACGACTCGGATTTCGACGCGCTCCTCGAGGGCATCGGCGATGCGCGCTTCGTCCTGCTGGGCGAGGCCACCCACGGCACGCACGAGTTCTACAAGGCCCGCGCCGCGCTCACGCGCCGGCTCATCGTCGAGCGGGGCTTCAGCGCGGTGGCGGTGGAGGCGGACTGGCCGGACGCGCTGCGGATCAACCAGTACGTGCACGCGGAGGAGATGGGCGAGGAGGCGAAGCGGGCGCTCGACACCTTCGAGCGCTTCCCCCGGTGGATGTGGCGCAACCAGGAGGTGCTGGAGCTGGTGGAGTGGATGCGCGCGCACAACGCCGCGCGGGGCAAGGACGCGCCCAAGGTGGGCTTCTACGGGTTGGATCTCTACAGCCTTCATGCCTCCATGCGCGAGGTGGTGCGCTACCTGGAGCCGAGAGATCCGGTGGCGGCCGCGCGAGCGAGGGATCGCTACGCCTGCTTCGACCGCTACGGCACGGACCCGCAGGCCTACGGCCACGCCTCGGCCTATGGCTTCGCGGACACCTGTGAGTCCGCGGTCATCGCCCAGCTGATGGAGCTGCGCGAGCGCGTGGTAATGGACGGGGTGCGCGAGGAGGACGCGCTCTTCTACGCGGAGCAGAACGCGCGGCTGGCGCGCGACGCGGAGGCCTACTACCGGACGATGTACGCGGGGCGCGACGAGTCCTGGAACCTGCGCGACACGCACATGGCGGACACCGCGGATGCCCTGGCCGAGTACCTCGGCCGCCGCCATGGAAACCCGGCGCGCCTGGTCATCTGGGCGCACAACTCGCATCTGGGTGACGCGCGCGCCACGCAGATGGGGGACCAGGGCGAGCTCAACCTGGGACAACTGCTGCGCGAGCGTCACGGCAAGGAGACGTACAACGTGGGCTTCACCACGTACTCGGGCACCGTCATCGCCGCGCGCGAGTGGGACATGCCCGGCCAGAGGCGGCGGGTGCGGCCGGCGCTCAGGGGCAGCTACGAGACGCTCTTCCACGAGGTGGGCCTCCCCGGATTCCTCTTGAGGATGGAGGACCTGGGCGAGGCGGGCTCGGGCCTGCGCGAGCGGCGGCTGGAGCGGGCCATCGGCGTCATCTACGCGCCCCACAGCGAGCGCCACAGCCACTACTTCTACGCGGACCTGCCCGCGCAGTTCGACGCGGTGCTGCACTATGACGTCACCCGTGCCGTGCACCCCCTGGACCGGGACGCCGGCCACGAGGAGGAGGATGCGGCGGACACCTGGCCCTTCGGGATGTGA
- a CDS encoding alpha/beta fold hydrolase: MILESFQVGEGQRPTVLLHGFLGTGRNLRSLATAWSEADKSRRFLLVDMTGHGTSPRLPPGATLSTVAGDVLETARAAGLQGPLELVGHSLGGRVSLAASLRSPADVASVTLLDISPSPIATSQSESGRVMEILLTAPASAPDRRAMRAELTGRGLSGPLSDWLVMNLEPNPEGGVRWRFHRESLAEFHGRVNGEDLWAAVERPGAKVRCIRGGRAHYVSDADLARLEALGHPVATLPDAGHFVHVDAPDALLRWLLS, encoded by the coding sequence GTGATTCTCGAGAGCTTCCAGGTAGGAGAGGGGCAGCGGCCGACGGTGCTGCTGCATGGTTTCCTCGGCACGGGGCGCAACCTGCGCTCGCTGGCGACGGCATGGAGCGAGGCGGACAAGAGCCGCCGCTTCCTGCTGGTCGACATGACGGGCCACGGCACCTCGCCGCGGCTGCCGCCCGGGGCCACGCTGTCCACGGTGGCCGGGGACGTGCTGGAGACGGCGCGCGCGGCGGGACTCCAGGGGCCATTGGAGCTGGTGGGGCACTCGCTGGGGGGCCGCGTGTCGCTCGCCGCGAGCCTGCGCTCCCCCGCCGACGTGGCCAGCGTGACGCTGCTGGACATCTCCCCCAGCCCCATCGCCACGAGTCAGTCCGAGAGCGGCAGGGTGATGGAGATCCTCCTGACCGCGCCCGCCAGCGCGCCCGACCGCAGGGCGATGCGCGCGGAGCTGACGGGACGCGGACTGTCCGGACCGCTGTCGGACTGGCTCGTCATGAACCTGGAGCCCAACCCCGAGGGCGGGGTGCGCTGGCGCTTCCACCGCGAGTCGCTCGCCGAATTCCACGGGCGGGTGAATGGAGAGGACCTGTGGGCGGCGGTGGAGCGCCCGGGCGCGAAGGTGCGCTGCATCCGTGGCGGCCGGGCCCACTACGTCTCCGACGCGGACCTGGCGCGGCTGGAGGCCCTGGGCCATCCGGTGGCAACGCTCCCCGACGCGGGCCACTTCGTCCACGTGGACGCGCCGGACGCGCTGCTGCGCTGGCTCCTCTCATGA
- a CDS encoding ZIP family metal transporter translates to MISTPLLIWLAVLADGLAGLAGGLLSERWLSRHLSALVAFAAGALLGAVFLDIFPEAVESAGPAAFRWALVSFLALTLVGWFLGPHHHDHSHHKPDHPHHQEHLGPSSPVVPSLLAADALHNIGDGAAVAAAFLVSPQAGVATAVAVIAHELPQEVGDYALLRATGMSRARALLLLGGVQLTAVAGAGAVLLGSQAVRGLEGIILALASGTFLYIGATDLLPELRHGSTPKEARGRLLGFLLGLALVATAGVVERHVLGSHH, encoded by the coding sequence ATGATCTCCACCCCCCTCCTCATCTGGCTGGCGGTCCTGGCCGACGGCCTCGCGGGGCTCGCGGGGGGGCTCCTCTCGGAGCGATGGCTGTCCCGGCACCTGTCGGCCCTGGTGGCCTTCGCGGCCGGAGCGCTGCTGGGAGCGGTGTTCCTGGACATCTTCCCCGAGGCCGTCGAGAGCGCGGGGCCGGCGGCCTTCCGCTGGGCGCTCGTCAGCTTCCTGGCCCTCACCCTCGTCGGGTGGTTCCTCGGGCCCCACCACCACGACCACTCCCACCACAAGCCAGACCATCCCCATCACCAGGAGCACCTGGGCCCCTCCTCACCCGTGGTGCCCTCCCTGCTGGCCGCGGACGCGCTGCACAACATCGGGGACGGCGCGGCGGTGGCGGCGGCCTTCCTCGTGTCACCGCAAGCCGGAGTGGCCACCGCCGTGGCGGTGATCGCCCACGAGCTGCCCCAGGAAGTGGGGGACTACGCGCTGCTACGGGCCACGGGGATGTCGCGCGCGCGTGCCCTGCTGCTGCTCGGGGGTGTACAGCTCACCGCGGTGGCCGGAGCCGGCGCGGTGCTGCTGGGCTCGCAAGCGGTGCGGGGCCTGGAGGGCATCATCCTGGCGCTCGCCAGCGGCACCTTCCTCTACATCGGCGCCACGGATCTGCTCCCGGAGTTGCGCCATGGCTCCACACCGAAAGAGGCCCGTGGCCGCCTGCTGGGCTTCCTGCTGGGGCTCGCGCTCGTGGCCACGGCCGGCGTGGTGGAGCGGCACGTGCTGGGCTCGCACCATTAG